Proteins encoded by one window of Roseibium sp. Sym1:
- a CDS encoding beta strand repeat-containing protein, with protein MVQAIRDNRARIAASTSACPLRRPKTAPLAAFLLLTTALVPSTVFAGDDLPAGGAFVHGDGTILLNGTRMDIRQATAAGIITWDGFSVGSGKRVHFDNGNGATLNRVTGNVPSTIDGSLTASGSVFLVNPAGVAVGSGGLVSTGGSFVASTQDVSNADFLDGGGMTFSGTSAAGIVNAGTIRSAQGDIALIARRVENTGRLEAPNGTAALAAGYEVLMKDKADADGLLSVSIGGADTEAVNSGTIEAANAEIRANGGNVYALAGNTENVIKATGVSSSGGRIFLTAGNTGKVRVTGRAKARKVAENVPVPGAKPASEGGTITVTGGEITIAGTLDASAESDGVKGGEIMIFAEDTATVSGSLSARGGTGGEGGFVETSGKKSVDFTGVRVDTSAEGGTTGEWLIDPEDIIVDAAGAATIASNLGSSNVTLRTTATTASGPVAGTPGGDGDIAIDSGITWTSTNTLTLNAYNDIAINAAIDGQNGGLTLLAYGNSGADNVGTISTGAGGAVDVDSFTLTTGVWDQVGASLPSFAANSLNIGGYRTFIRALGGDGTYLDPYQLFDVYGLQGISYEDRRVSSGSSDTGLYYELANDIDASVTSSWNGGAGLKPVLLQGSLDGKGHTIDGLYINRPSESNVALISVWYDNYFTSGRDLEIKDLSLTNASVTGSNQTAILVGDTGGGSYHGKNMSNVTVSGTVVTKYWGGGVVARYHGNINRSTMTNVHADVSVTETGGGSAAGGLVGIMNEGLTISNSSSTGTINGGRVGGLVGTTDDFGNRIENSYSTATVIASGSSRVAGGLVADTEDLTISNSYFAGQVLGTSDASAGGLVGEADRNTTIENSFVTGLVEAEGNAGALIAEIRDSSVTITDSAWDTDTTGQSDAIGYTPSFYTPTVTNTGGLTTSDMQGTLTQGGFTLDSSTWGTGDGLYPYFNWEYSSTPEAITGTVYSDAGTTAQSGAIVSALSGGNLIGSAASGANGYYYILTSAGSLDPAGVLSYLDGESTKAATFSDTVSARGVTGADIHGSTLRIGTTQGSLSDTLIGLTTARGAYSDTDLDFFSAGPSLSTTSGQDLTIDASMAYAVDRDLASGGGLAISSSGALTLDGGASWADGEAFSLTAGGDIALNSAIDAANGTLNLSSTGTITTGAAGSVNVDSFILTSGDWSQVGSTLPGFYAGDFAVASGQFLRALGGDGSSGSPYRITDVYGLQGIGSSSLVGQSFLLASDIDASGTADWNSGEGFDPIGTYGSEFTGSLDGQGYVISGLTINRGSEYYVGLFGETNGGASISDLVMTGGSVTGGGSVGALVGAGDVAIENVHVSTDVIGSYSTVGGLVGNFYAGSITGSSARGTVTGVGPVDAVGGLAGSTFNTSTIDSSYATGKVTVGGGLNQNFNAGGLVGESLGSITNSFATGDVVTSGNAAGGLVGYNEGSIADAYATGSVSSAAYAGGLIGTQAGTVTHAYATGTATAGDGNQGGVTGLVASGGGAGFDGVIWDKQASGLTNAYGFSFDATVSGLTGVTTSQIKQLDTYVTAGFSIDDEGGTANTWRIYEGHTAPLLRGFLTAVSVTGDNKTKTYDGTVYSGGFTYAMSDSGAALLGAFGGGDAATATAVGSYAIGSEFYSDQFGYDIAYTPGTLTITETVADTSDTPDSPDPSLQVLERNRLAGPEALELDPDGSDVCEPGVIGGEDSVHPCNSSFGTWLSVAAE; from the coding sequence ATGGTACAGGCGATACGAGACAACCGCGCGCGCATCGCCGCGAGCACGAGCGCCTGCCCGCTCCGCCGCCCGAAGACCGCGCCCCTGGCGGCCTTCCTCCTGCTGACCACCGCGCTTGTGCCTTCGACGGTCTTTGCCGGCGATGACCTGCCGGCCGGTGGCGCGTTCGTGCATGGCGACGGCACGATCCTCCTGAACGGAACCCGCATGGATATCCGCCAGGCGACGGCCGCGGGTATCATCACCTGGGACGGATTTTCCGTCGGTTCGGGCAAGCGGGTCCATTTCGACAATGGTAATGGGGCGACGCTGAACCGGGTGACAGGCAATGTTCCGTCCACCATCGACGGCAGCCTGACGGCCTCCGGCAGCGTATTCCTTGTCAACCCGGCCGGCGTCGCAGTGGGCAGCGGCGGACTTGTGTCGACCGGAGGCTCCTTCGTCGCCTCGACGCAGGATGTCTCCAACGCCGATTTCCTGGATGGCGGTGGCATGACCTTTTCCGGCACAAGTGCTGCCGGGATCGTCAATGCCGGCACGATCCGGTCCGCGCAGGGCGATATCGCGCTGATTGCGCGGCGGGTGGAAAACACCGGCCGCCTGGAGGCGCCGAACGGCACCGCCGCCCTTGCTGCAGGCTATGAAGTCCTGATGAAGGACAAGGCCGATGCCGACGGTTTGCTGTCCGTATCGATCGGTGGGGCCGACACCGAAGCGGTCAACTCCGGCACGATCGAAGCGGCCAATGCGGAGATCCGTGCCAATGGCGGCAATGTCTATGCGTTGGCGGGCAATACGGAGAATGTGATCAAGGCGACCGGCGTCAGTTCGTCCGGCGGGCGGATCTTCCTGACGGCAGGCAACACCGGCAAGGTGCGCGTCACGGGCAGGGCCAAGGCGCGCAAGGTAGCTGAAAACGTGCCGGTTCCCGGTGCCAAGCCGGCAAGCGAGGGCGGCACCATCACCGTCACGGGCGGTGAGATCACCATTGCCGGAACACTCGACGCCTCCGCCGAAAGCGATGGCGTCAAGGGCGGCGAGATCATGATCTTCGCCGAGGACACGGCAACGGTGTCCGGCTCGCTGAGCGCGCGGGGCGGGACGGGCGGCGAAGGCGGGTTTGTCGAAACCTCCGGCAAAAAGTCCGTCGATTTCACCGGCGTGAGGGTCGATACGTCCGCGGAAGGCGGGACCACGGGCGAGTGGCTGATCGATCCGGAGGACATTATCGTCGATGCGGCCGGGGCGGCGACCATCGCAAGCAATCTCGGCAGTTCCAACGTCACGCTGCGGACCACCGCGACGACGGCGAGCGGTCCCGTTGCCGGAACACCCGGCGGTGACGGTGACATTGCCATCGACAGCGGCATCACCTGGACGAGCACAAACACGCTGACGCTGAATGCCTATAACGACATCGCGATCAACGCGGCGATCGACGGTCAGAACGGCGGACTGACGCTGCTGGCCTACGGCAACAGCGGTGCGGATAATGTCGGCACGATCTCAACAGGCGCGGGCGGCGCCGTGGATGTCGACAGTTTTACGCTGACCACAGGCGTCTGGGACCAGGTCGGCGCCAGTCTGCCATCGTTTGCCGCGAACAGCTTGAACATTGGTGGTTACCGCACCTTCATCCGTGCGCTGGGTGGCGATGGCACCTACCTCGATCCTTATCAGCTCTTCGATGTTTATGGCCTTCAAGGGATCTCGTATGAGGACCGGCGCGTCAGCAGCGGTTCCAGCGACACCGGCCTTTATTATGAGCTCGCCAACGATATCGACGCGTCCGTCACATCGTCCTGGAATGGCGGAGCTGGCCTTAAACCTGTTTTATTGCAAGGAAGCCTGGACGGTAAGGGACACACGATTGACGGGCTCTATATCAACCGGCCCTCCGAAAGCAATGTCGCTCTCATAAGCGTCTGGTACGACAATTATTTCACCTCCGGAAGAGACCTGGAGATCAAGGACCTCTCACTCACCAACGCGTCTGTCACCGGCAGCAACCAGACAGCCATCCTGGTCGGCGACACCGGTGGCGGGAGCTACCACGGCAAAAACATGTCGAATGTCACTGTCAGTGGCACGGTTGTGACAAAGTACTGGGGCGGAGGTGTCGTTGCCCGGTATCACGGCAACATCAACCGATCGACAATGACCAACGTGCATGCAGATGTTTCCGTTACGGAGACGGGTGGAGGCAGTGCCGCTGGCGGTCTGGTCGGGATCATGAATGAAGGCCTGACGATCTCGAATTCCAGCTCGACCGGCACAATAAATGGAGGGCGGGTCGGCGGTCTGGTCGGAACCACCGACGACTTTGGCAACAGGATCGAAAACTCCTATTCCACGGCGACCGTCATCGCGTCCGGCAGTTCCCGGGTGGCCGGGGGACTGGTCGCTGACACGGAAGACCTCACGATCTCGAACTCCTATTTCGCCGGACAGGTGCTCGGCACGAGTGATGCTTCCGCGGGCGGTCTTGTAGGCGAGGCCGACCGAAACACGACCATTGAAAATTCCTTTGTCACAGGTCTCGTGGAGGCCGAAGGGAATGCAGGGGCACTCATTGCCGAAATCAGAGACAGCAGCGTTACCATCACCGACTCGGCCTGGGACACGGACACGACCGGACAGAGCGACGCGATCGGTTACACGCCCTCCTTCTATACCCCGACCGTCACCAACACGGGCGGTCTCACCACGTCGGACATGCAGGGCACGCTGACCCAGGGCGGTTTCACCCTGGACAGCTCGACCTGGGGCACCGGCGACGGCCTCTATCCCTATTTCAATTGGGAGTATTCCTCCACACCCGAAGCAATTACCGGCACCGTCTACAGCGACGCCGGCACGACCGCCCAGTCCGGTGCCATTGTCAGCGCGCTCTCCGGAGGCAACCTGATCGGCAGCGCGGCAAGCGGGGCGAACGGCTATTATTACATTCTGACGTCCGCAGGCTCGCTCGATCCCGCCGGTGTCCTGTCCTATCTGGACGGCGAAAGCACCAAGGCGGCGACCTTCAGCGACACGGTGTCCGCGAGAGGCGTTACCGGTGCCGATATCCATGGCAGCACGCTCAGGATCGGGACCACGCAAGGCAGCCTCTCCGATACCTTGATTGGCCTGACCACGGCACGCGGCGCCTACAGCGACACGGATCTCGACTTTTTCTCGGCCGGTCCCTCGCTTTCGACCACAAGCGGCCAGGACCTGACAATTGATGCGTCCATGGCCTATGCGGTCGACCGGGACCTTGCCTCCGGTGGCGGTCTGGCCATTTCCAGTTCCGGTGCGCTGACGCTGGACGGTGGTGCCTCCTGGGCGGACGGCGAAGCCTTCAGCCTGACCGCAGGTGGCGACATTGCGCTCAACAGCGCGATCGATGCCGCGAACGGAACGCTGAATCTCTCCTCGACAGGCACAATCACGACCGGAGCGGCCGGCAGCGTCAACGTTGACAGTTTCATTCTGACCTCTGGAGACTGGAGCCAGGTTGGCAGCACCCTGCCGGGTTTTTACGCCGGTGATTTTGCCGTCGCCAGCGGCCAGTTCCTTCGCGCGCTCGGCGGCGACGGATCGTCCGGCTCGCCCTACCGGATCACCGATGTCTACGGCCTTCAGGGTATCGGGTCGAGCAGCCTTGTCGGTCAGTCCTTCCTTCTCGCCAGCGACATTGACGCGTCCGGCACAGCCGACTGGAATTCCGGAGAAGGATTCGACCCGATCGGCACCTACGGATCCGAATTCACCGGCAGTCTCGACGGCCAGGGCTATGTGATCAGCGGCCTGACGATTAATCGCGGATCCGAATATTACGTCGGCCTGTTCGGCGAAACGAACGGTGGCGCATCGATTTCCGATCTTGTCATGACCGGCGGCAGCGTTACCGGAGGCGGATCTGTCGGAGCGCTGGTCGGCGCGGGTGATGTTGCCATTGAAAATGTGCACGTGTCGACGGACGTCATCGGGTCGTATTCCACCGTTGGCGGACTGGTGGGCAACTTCTATGCGGGATCGATCACCGGCTCGTCGGCGCGCGGCACTGTAACGGGCGTTGGTCCCGTGGACGCCGTCGGCGGACTGGCCGGCAGCACGTTCAACACATCAACGATCGACTCATCCTACGCGACCGGCAAAGTAACGGTCGGAGGCGGGCTCAATCAGAATTTCAATGCAGGCGGCCTTGTCGGCGAAAGCCTGGGCAGCATCACAAACTCCTTCGCGACCGGCGATGTCGTGACCAGCGGCAACGCCGCCGGAGGTCTTGTCGGTTACAACGAGGGCTCGATTGCGGACGCCTATGCAACGGGTTCCGTATCGTCGGCGGCATATGCAGGTGGCCTGATCGGCACACAGGCCGGCACGGTCACGCATGCCTACGCGACGGGAACTGCCACCGCCGGTGACGGCAACCAGGGCGGTGTTACCGGTCTCGTGGCGTCGGGTGGCGGCGCCGGTTTCGACGGCGTCATCTGGGACAAACAGGCATCGGGCCTGACGAATGCCTACGGCTTCTCCTTTGATGCCACCGTGTCGGGACTGACGGGTGTTACCACCAGCCAGATCAAGCAGCTCGACACATACGTGACTGCCGGTTTCAGCATCGACGATGAAGGCGGCACGGCGAACACCTGGCGGATCTACGAGGGACACACTGCGCCGCTGCTGCGTGGGTTCCTGACGGCAGTCTCGGTCACGGGCGACAACAAGACCAAGACCTATGACGGCACCGTCTATTCGGGCGGGTTCACCTATGCCATGTCCGACAGCGGCGCCGCTCTTCTCGGAGCATTCGGAGGGGGCGATGCCGCCACCGCGACCGCCGTCGGCAGCTACGCGATCGGCAGTGAGTTCTATTCCGACCAGTTCGGCTACGACATCGCCTACACGCCGGGCACGCTGACGATCACGGAAACCGTTGCCGACACGTCAGACACTCCCGACAGTCCGGATCCGTCGCTCCAGGTACTCGAACGCAACCGGCTTGCGGGTCCGGAGGCGCTCGAACTGGATCCGGACGGATCGGATGTCTGCGAACCGGGCGTCATCGGCGGCGAGGACAGCGTGCATCCCTGCAACAGCAGCTTTGGCACGTGGTTGAGCGTGGCGGCCGAATAG
- a CDS encoding ShlB/FhaC/HecB family hemolysin secretion/activation protein produces MILFRKLPIAVLLAAVLLIPAGAAAQQALERNLPQPAPGEPVSLEVDEQDYGKADTTPLGVDVTGIYLIGQGDEVAAQAAEGIGGPASAVAPDALRTALSPYIGRPLSLALAGEVQSTIARVYRNAGYPFVSVTLPPQEITGGVLQVRIIEFRSGKVDVRGVSPEEAERIRARLRVSPGARIDARALEEDLGWLNRSPYRRSDGVFRPGEEAALSDLQITIDRGRPWQAFAGWSNSGSPDTGRDRYFLGGNVRLPLPGGPWISYQATSSDDIWSDPGVVIPRRGEYPSYISHAGRITLPTFARQSLEIAPAVVATRQTPNRFFAFENTTYELPIIYRSAVSNLVPGHYWGDLYGGLEFKRLERVTFFNGLEVADGAADLLQLVLGWSDTFDDPYGRTAIDLRVKANPGGVLQGNAATTWQTFSNGRVQSVEYAYLAADISRATSLPARFAWISSVSGTLTGQVLPDTERISLGGRYAVRGYNYDDASVDSGVIWRNELRLPVLSPISEQLAGKWPARFADSASLYGFADIGFGIDHATDKSATLGGVGAGLDYSLGDHFSANFIAGVALRDSGETQAGDWNFQASITARF; encoded by the coding sequence ATGATCCTGTTTCGTAAACTTCCAATCGCCGTGTTGCTGGCTGCCGTCCTGCTCATACCGGCCGGTGCCGCAGCCCAGCAGGCCCTGGAACGAAACCTGCCGCAACCGGCGCCCGGGGAGCCGGTCTCGCTTGAGGTGGACGAACAGGATTACGGCAAGGCCGACACCACGCCGCTCGGTGTCGATGTCACCGGGATCTACCTGATCGGACAGGGGGACGAGGTTGCCGCACAGGCCGCCGAGGGGATCGGCGGCCCCGCATCGGCTGTCGCGCCGGACGCCTTGCGCACGGCGCTGTCGCCCTATATCGGCAGGCCGTTGTCGCTGGCGCTTGCCGGCGAGGTCCAGTCGACGATTGCGCGGGTCTACCGCAACGCGGGCTATCCCTTTGTTTCCGTGACGCTGCCACCGCAGGAAATCACCGGTGGGGTCCTGCAGGTCAGGATCATCGAGTTCCGCTCCGGCAAGGTCGATGTCCGGGGCGTGTCGCCGGAGGAGGCCGAGCGGATCCGGGCCCGGCTCAGGGTCAGCCCGGGTGCGCGTATCGATGCGCGCGCGCTGGAGGAGGATCTCGGCTGGCTCAACCGGTCGCCCTACCGGCGCTCCGATGGCGTGTTCCGTCCCGGCGAGGAAGCCGCGCTCAGCGATCTGCAGATCACCATTGACAGGGGCAGGCCCTGGCAGGCCTTTGCCGGCTGGTCCAACTCCGGATCGCCGGACACGGGCCGGGACCGCTACTTTCTGGGCGGCAATGTCCGGCTGCCGTTGCCGGGCGGGCCCTGGATCTCCTACCAGGCAACCTCGAGTGACGACATCTGGAGCGACCCGGGTGTCGTGATTCCGCGACGGGGTGAGTATCCGTCCTACATATCCCATGCCGGCCGCATCACCCTCCCGACGTTTGCCCGGCAAAGCCTGGAAATTGCCCCGGCGGTCGTGGCAACACGCCAGACGCCCAACCGCTTTTTCGCCTTCGAGAACACGACCTATGAACTGCCGATTATCTACCGCTCGGCCGTGTCCAATCTGGTGCCGGGTCATTATTGGGGCGACCTTTATGGCGGGCTCGAATTCAAGAGGTTGGAACGGGTCACTTTCTTCAACGGTCTCGAGGTCGCGGACGGCGCAGCGGATCTGCTCCAGCTCGTTCTTGGCTGGAGCGATACATTTGACGACCCCTATGGCCGGACCGCCATTGATCTCAGGGTGAAAGCCAATCCCGGAGGTGTGTTGCAGGGCAACGCGGCGACCACCTGGCAGACCTTTTCGAACGGGCGAGTCCAGTCGGTCGAATATGCCTATCTGGCCGCAGACATCAGCCGCGCGACCTCTCTGCCGGCCCGGTTTGCATGGATCAGCAGCGTCTCGGGAACGCTGACCGGCCAGGTGCTGCCCGACACCGAGCGGATCTCGCTGGGTGGGCGCTACGCCGTACGCGGCTACAACTACGATGATGCCAGCGTCGACAGCGGGGTGATCTGGCGCAACGAGCTGCGACTGCCGGTCCTGTCGCCGATTTCAGAGCAGCTGGCCGGGAAATGGCCGGCGCGGTTTGCCGACAGCGCGTCGCTCTACGGGTTCGCCGATATCGGCTTCGGCATCGATCATGCCACCGACAAGAGCGCGACCCTCGGCGGTGTCGGTGCCGGGCTCGATTATTCCCTGGGCGATCACTTCTCGGCGAACTTCATCGCCGGCGTCGCCTTGCGCGACAGCGGAGAGACCCAGGCTGGGGACTGGAATTTTCAGGCTTCCATCACCGCCCGGTTCTGA
- a CDS encoding GntR family transcriptional regulator: protein MKLKSMDISATASASSIVFDALRKAIIEGQLEEGEPLRQDEIARLFNTSRIPVREAISRLQEQGLVKTQRYKGAVVAGLSPKETAEIFDLRALIEPEIIRDAVPRMSKELLAEAREKCAAFSSATDPMAYGDLNRDFHETLYSASELKFFQEIADNAIDRVERQIRAQLVMSNGMERAGREHFGILEACENRDADLASKLTREHIQGAKASLLKHLKPA, encoded by the coding sequence ATGAAACTGAAATCGATGGATATTTCCGCGACCGCATCGGCGTCGTCGATCGTCTTCGACGCGCTGCGGAAGGCCATTATCGAGGGGCAGCTCGAAGAGGGCGAGCCGCTGCGCCAGGATGAAATCGCCCGCCTGTTCAACACCAGCCGCATCCCGGTGCGCGAGGCGATCTCCCGGCTTCAGGAACAGGGACTGGTCAAGACCCAGCGTTACAAGGGGGCGGTCGTCGCCGGCCTGTCGCCCAAGGAAACCGCCGAGATATTCGATCTCCGCGCCCTGATCGAGCCGGAAATCATCCGCGATGCGGTACCGCGCATGTCAAAGGAGCTTCTGGCGGAAGCCCGCGAAAAATGCGCCGCCTTCTCCTCCGCCACGGACCCGATGGCCTATGGCGACCTCAATCGTGATTTTCATGAGACGCTCTACAGCGCCAGCGAGCTGAAGTTCTTCCAGGAGATCGCCGACAACGCCATCGACCGCGTCGAGCGCCAGATCCGGGCCCAGCTGGTCATGTCCAACGGCATGGAACGCGCCGGCCGCGAGCATTTCGGCATCCTGGAAGCTTGTGAAAACAGGGACGCCGACCTCGCGTCGAAGCTGACCCGGGAGCATATCCAGGGCGCCAAGGCCTCGTTGCTCAAACACCTCAAACCGGCCTGA
- a CDS encoding transporter substrate-binding domain-containing protein — translation MFRKFMAAAALSLAAALPAQADTLDDVVDRGQLKCGVVLDFPPIGYRDENNEPAGFDVEYCNDLAAALEVEPVIYPVTWAERLPMIVTGRADVVFGATSDSLARARTVGFTIPYAIYYAQGVVNADSGIESFEDIRGKRVAAAIGTVPEQEWLKIAAEWGEEHLYQGYQSENEVFLAVSQGKADIGITTNTAVKPITEQYETVEAGPRMPWTTDYTSVVGKREDVTWLNFLNLFVTHQVRSGRYEELWGKYVGGEAPELRIPGVMY, via the coding sequence ATGTTCAGGAAATTCATGGCGGCCGCAGCGCTGTCTCTCGCCGCCGCCTTGCCGGCACAGGCCGACACGCTTGACGATGTTGTCGACCGCGGCCAGCTCAAGTGCGGCGTCGTGCTCGACTTCCCGCCGATCGGCTACCGGGACGAGAATAACGAACCGGCCGGCTTCGACGTTGAATATTGCAACGACCTCGCCGCGGCGCTCGAGGTTGAGCCGGTAATCTATCCGGTGACCTGGGCCGAGCGCCTGCCCATGATCGTCACCGGCCGTGCCGACGTGGTGTTCGGTGCGACATCCGACAGCCTTGCCCGTGCGCGCACGGTTGGTTTCACCATTCCTTATGCGATCTATTACGCACAGGGCGTGGTCAATGCCGACAGCGGTATCGAGAGCTTCGAGGACATTCGCGGCAAGCGCGTCGCGGCCGCCATCGGTACCGTGCCGGAACAGGAATGGCTGAAGATCGCCGCTGAATGGGGCGAAGAGCATCTCTACCAGGGCTACCAGTCCGAGAACGAGGTGTTCCTGGCCGTCTCCCAGGGCAAGGCCGATATCGGCATCACCACGAACACGGCGGTCAAGCCGATCACCGAGCAGTATGAGACGGTCGAGGCCGGCCCGCGCATGCCCTGGACCACTGACTACACTTCCGTCGTCGGCAAGCGCGAGGACGTGACCTGGCTGAACTTCCTCAATCTCTTCGTTACGCACCAGGTGCGTTCCGGCCGTTACGAAGAGCTCTGGGGCAAGTATGTCGGCGGCGAGGCTCCGGAGCTGCGCATCCCGGGCGTGATGTACTGA
- a CDS encoding amino acid ABC transporter permease, with the protein MFDYNFHWRPVMKSLPDLLEAGLLTLQVASLAMVIGIVIGLALALIRLKLKGPLYWLATSWVELARNTPALFQLFFFGFGLGAFGLHLSPFAIVLAGLSFNCAGYLAENFRGGFQAVPDTQLRAARSLGMTSWQAYTRIIIPQVFRIVYHPVTNQMVWAVLMSSLGMLVGFRELSGETQFFASRTFRIFEYFAVTAIIYYLIVKIILGASRLLAMRLFKY; encoded by the coding sequence ATGTTCGACTATAATTTCCATTGGCGGCCGGTGATGAAAAGCCTGCCGGACCTTCTGGAGGCGGGGCTGCTGACACTTCAGGTGGCGTCGCTGGCCATGGTCATCGGTATCGTCATCGGGCTCGCGCTGGCGCTGATCCGCCTGAAGCTGAAAGGGCCGCTCTACTGGCTGGCCACCAGCTGGGTGGAGCTGGCGCGCAACACGCCGGCGCTGTTCCAGCTGTTCTTCTTCGGCTTCGGCCTTGGCGCCTTCGGCCTGCACCTGTCGCCGTTCGCCATCGTGCTGGCGGGTCTCAGCTTCAACTGCGCCGGCTACCTGGCGGAGAATTTCCGCGGCGGCTTCCAGGCCGTGCCGGACACGCAGCTCAGAGCCGCACGCTCGCTCGGCATGACCTCCTGGCAGGCCTATACGCGCATCATCATCCCGCAGGTGTTCAGGATCGTCTACCATCCGGTCACCAACCAGATGGTCTGGGCCGTGCTGATGTCCTCGCTCGGCATGCTGGTCGGCTTCCGCGAACTGTCCGGCGAGACACAATTCTTCGCCAGCCGCACCTTCCGCATCTTCGAGTATTTCGCCGTCACCGCGATCATCTACTACTTGATCGTCAAGATCATTCTCGGCGCCTCCCGGCTGCTCGCCATGCGCCTGTTCAAATACTGA
- a CDS encoding amino acid ABC transporter permease, producing MNQSISFFSGFNINDLWFLGEAALRTLWISVVSITIGTVLGGIFGWMLHEGRLWATLTLAPVLDVFRSVPLIIQLVLFYNFAPIVGLDLAPFGSGTVILTIYTAALVANVARGGIEAVGKPMRRAARSLGMSYWQDMRYVVLPIGGRAVFPAWVGVALGVMKDSALVSVLGYVELLKASQILITRTQEPFLILSIAGAFYFALSFPISRYAAQLEKRWAQ from the coding sequence ATGAACCAATCGATCAGCTTCTTTTCCGGCTTCAACATCAACGATCTGTGGTTCCTGGGCGAGGCGGCGCTGCGCACGCTGTGGATTTCGGTCGTGTCGATCACCATCGGTACCGTGCTCGGAGGCATCTTCGGCTGGATGCTCCATGAAGGCCGGCTCTGGGCCACGCTGACCCTGGCGCCGGTGCTCGACGTCTTCCGCTCCGTCCCGCTGATCATCCAACTGGTGCTGTTCTATAATTTCGCGCCGATCGTCGGGCTGGACCTGGCTCCGTTCGGATCCGGCACCGTGATCCTGACGATCTACACCGCGGCGCTGGTCGCCAATGTCGCCCGCGGCGGCATCGAGGCGGTCGGGAAGCCGATGCGCCGGGCCGCCCGCTCCCTTGGGATGAGCTACTGGCAGGACATGCGTTACGTGGTGCTGCCCATCGGCGGGCGGGCGGTGTTTCCGGCCTGGGTCGGCGTGGCGCTCGGCGTCATGAAGGACAGCGCACTGGTCTCCGTGCTCGGCTATGTCGAACTGCTGAAGGCCAGCCAGATCCTGATCACAAGGACGCAGGAACCCTTCCTGATCCTGTCAATCGCCGGCGCGTTCTATTTCGCGCTGTCCTTCCCGATCTCGCGCTATGCCGCACAACTGGAAAAAAGGTGGGCCCAATGA
- a CDS encoding amino acid ABC transporter ATP-binding protein has translation MIEISGLEKYFGTLQVLKGIDLTVEKGEVLSVIGASGSGKSTLLYCINGLEPIQKGSVMVDGTDVHAKGTDINRLRQKLGMVFQQWNSFPHLTALENVALAPRIVKGKSRAEAKEIAERQLKHVGLEDKLNVFPNALSGGQQQRLAIARALAMEPTYMLFDEATSALDPELVGEVLDTMRLLAEEGMTMICVTHEMGFARDVSDRVAFFHKGVMEEIGPPAQIFGQAESENTRKFLANVR, from the coding sequence ATGATCGAGATTAGCGGCCTTGAAAAATATTTCGGCACCCTGCAGGTGCTGAAAGGCATCGACCTCACGGTCGAGAAAGGCGAGGTGCTGTCCGTCATCGGCGCGTCCGGCTCCGGAAAGTCGACGCTGCTCTACTGCATCAACGGCCTGGAGCCGATCCAGAAAGGATCGGTCATGGTCGACGGTACCGATGTGCATGCCAAGGGAACCGACATCAACAGGCTGCGCCAGAAACTCGGCATGGTGTTCCAGCAGTGGAACAGCTTTCCGCATCTGACCGCGCTGGAAAACGTTGCCCTGGCGCCGCGCATCGTCAAGGGCAAGTCCAGGGCCGAGGCGAAGGAAATTGCCGAAAGGCAGTTGAAACATGTCGGCCTGGAAGACAAGCTGAACGTCTTTCCGAATGCCTTGTCGGGCGGTCAGCAGCAACGGCTTGCCATTGCCCGCGCGCTCGCCATGGAACCGACCTACATGCTGTTCGACGAGGCGACCTCTGCGCTCGATCCGGAGCTGGTCGGCGAAGTGCTCGACACGATGCGGCTCCTGGCAGAGGAAGGCATGACCATGATCTGCGTCACCCACGAAATGGGCTTTGCCCGGGACGTGTCCGACCGGGTCGCCTTCTTCCACAAGGGGGTGATGGAAGAGATCGGTCCGCCGGCGCAGATCTTCGGTCAGGCGGAATCCGAGAACACCCGCAAATTTCTTGCTAACGTGCGCTGA